In the Oryzias latipes chromosome 9, ASM223467v1 genome, one interval contains:
- the atxn2 gene encoding ataxin-2 isoform X9, with product MSLKTGGNRSKPGGGNTAGGGAASGAGGSGGGRQNLGRGRHGGKGPAAVIFSGVYANMRMVHVLTSVVGTKCELEVKNGSVYEGVFKTYGPECDLVLDAAHRKSPEPTTGPRKEDIVESIIFKASDVVVVTFKDVDPNFARKVSTDTDNFTDAAVTGRINGEHKEKDLEPWDGGDGHNSDSLESLDTDVSNGWDPNDMFKYNEEKYGVLSTYDSSLSTYTLPLERDNSEEFLKREARAAQLAEEIEASASYKARVALENDERTEEEKYTAVVRGDRETHTLGRENKYVPPGQRNREPLSWSTGRQNSPRLGQGSVGPSAPRPGPHDYSPNSGTDQRVVNGGPPRMSPKSQRTPRSHRVPPSRISGMPPGVDLISHNSPGEAPSGPPNRNNSSEGTWSSVVSGAHRPRSPRQNSMGGSSPGSSSLPSPQTEALTSASSPTTASPTPSMVTSPTGDAKECRVQETRQTPPSANKDIIKSLDSSPSINRGVCKGPPSMPSDHRKQIDNLKKFSVDFKLQSSSNSDTSFEVNTKPVRDPAEKPKDLPLDKASAAGRDAAEDNGAGNSAQASEAAPVPPTTSTNASKPDSPAALSPSPSAADAKRTGLDVTSQGVQTSTLSGSKHEDKEEKKEAVQDQVRKSTLNPNANEFKPRFNSQPKPANTPTPPRPQGQPSPSIVVPPPQTVYGQPVCFPQMYPLTPVSPGVQKSIIWKSPAMYQVQMPHMTVSQSKPYRPGKVPNMGQQRSDQHHPPGTPTMMHPATAPGPQIVAPSQAYSAQYFTCSPQQFTSQPLVQQMPHYQSQAQHVFSPVMQGGTRMMAPPTHGQPSLVSSSTTQYHEQTHTMYVSAGPMPQQYPHPSATLHPHPQHPQPSATPTGQAQQGGPPQHGGPPNHPAASPVQHPQHQQAAAAAAAAAQALHMASQPPQQQMYSALAATPPSMTPGPNPQSPQASFPSAQQAVYIHPQQVQHGYNHSHIAHVQQAHMQSGMVPSHHPGPTHPPMMLMATQGPPGGPQGPMAQTALNPIPVSSTTHFSYLAHPQGRVNSYHLTEVL from the exons TGTGACCTGGTGTTGGATGCAGCCCACAGAAAAAGCCCAGAGCCCACCACCGGCCCCAGGAAAGAAGATATTGTAGAAAGCATCATTTTCAAAGCTTCGGATGTTGTAGTCGTGACTTTTAAAGACGTAGATCCCAATTTTGCTAGAAAAG TGTCCACTGATACAG acAACTTCACAGATGCAGCCGTCACTGGAAGGATCAATGGAGAGCACAAAGAGAAGGACCTGGAGCCCTGGGATGGAGGTGATGGTCACAATTCGGACAGCCTCGAGTCTCTAGATACAGATGTG TCAAACGGATGGGATCCCAATGATATGTTCAAGTACAACGAGGAGAAGTATGGAGTCTTGTCCAcgtatgacagcagcctgtccACATATAC ACTCCCCTTGGAGCGTGACAACTCTGAAGAGTTCCTGAAGAGAGAAGCTCGTGCTGCTCAGCTGGCAGAGGAGATTGAGGCCAGCGCCTCGTACAAGGCCCGCGTGGCGTTGGAGAACGATGAACGCACTGAGGAGGAAAAGTACACTGCTGTGGTGCGAGGGGACAGGGAGACTCACACACTTGGCAG AGAGAACAAGTACGTTCCACCAGGTCAGAGGAACAGGGAGCCATTGTCATGGAGCACAGGGCGACAGAACTCTCCTCGTCTGGGTCAAGGTTCTGTTGGACCTTCAGCTCCTCGGCCGGGACCCCACGACTACAGTCCCAACTCTGGGACAGACCAGAGAGTGGTCAACGGAG GCCCTCCCAGGATGTCTCCAAAATCCCAGCGCACCCCTCGTTCTCACAGAGTGCCCCCCTCTCGAATCAGTGGAATGCCCCCCGGAGTGGACTTGATTTCCCACAATTCACCAGGAGAGGCGCCAAGCGGTCCACCCAACAGGAACAACTCTTCTGAAGGAACCTGGTCCTCGGTAGTCAGTGGAg CTCACCGACCTCGTTCACCCCGACAAAACAGTATGGGGGGGAGCTCCCCCGgctcctcctccctcccctcGCCCCAGACTGAAGCGCTGACATCCGCCTCTTCACCCACAACTGCTAGCCCCACCCCAAGTATGGTCACGTCTCCAACAGGAGATG CTAAAGAATGTCGCGTCCAGGAGACGAGACAGACACCCCCGTCAGCAAACAAGGACATCATCAAGTCCCTGGACAGTTCACCTAGTATTAATAGAGGGGTCTGTAAAG GACCTCCTTCAATGCCATCAGACCACAGGAAACAAATAGATAATCTGAAGAAATTTAGTGTAGATTTTAAG CTTCAGTCTAGTTCAAACTCAGACACAAGTTTTGAAGTGAACACCAAACCTGTCAGAGATCCAGCCGAAAAGCCGAAAGATCTTCCTCTAGACAAAGCGTCCGCAGCGGGACGGGACGCTGCCGAGGATAATGGTGCAGGGAATTCTGCTCAAGCTTCGGAGGCTGCGCCGGTTCCCCCCACTACCAGTACAAACGCTAGTAAACCGGATAGCCCTGCTGCCCTTTCTCCAtctccttcagcagcagacGCCAAGAGGACGGGCCTGGATGTGACGTCCCAAGGAGTTCAGACGTCTACACTGAGCGGATCCAAACACGAGGACaaggaggagaaaaaggagGCAGTACAAGA tcAAGTACGAAAATCAACTCTGAACCCAAATGCTAACGAGTTCAAGCCCAGGTTCAACAGTCAG CCCAAACCCGCCAACACCCCCACACCCCCCCGGCCCCAGGGCCAGCCCAGCCCCTCCATCGTGGTCCCTCCTCCTCAGACTGTGTACGGGCAGCCAGTCTGCTTCCCTCAGATGTATCCGCTCACACCTGTCAGTCCTGGAGTTCAG AAAAGCATAATATGGAAG TCTCCAGCCATGTACCAGGTTCAGATGCCTCACATGACAGTCAGCCAGTCTAAACCCTACAGACCAGGTAAAG TACCTAACATGGGCCAGCAGAGGTCAGACCAGCACCACCCGCCTGGTACCCCCACCATGATGCACCCAGCAACGGCACCGGGCCCCCAGATTGTAGCGCCGAGCCAAGCCTACTCTGCCCAGTACTTCACCTGCAGTCCACAGCAGTTCACCAGCCAGCCGCTGGTGCAGCAGATGCCCCACTACCAGTCACAG GCTCAGCACGTCTTCAGTCCAGTGATGCAGGGTGGAACTCGGATGATGGCGCCTCCGACACACGGCCAACCCAGCCTGGTATCTTCCTCAACTACTCAGTACCATGAGCAGACCCACACCATGTATG TGTCTGCAGGGCCAATGCCTCAGCAGTACCCTCACCCCAGTGCCACCTTACACCCACACCCACAGCATCCCCAGCCGTCTGCCACCCCCACAGGCCAAGCTCAGCAGGGCGGTCCTCCCCAGCACGGAGGTCCTCCGAACCACCCCGCCGCCAGCCCCGTGCAGCATCCTCAGCACCAACAGGCAGCAGCAG CGGCAGCGGCGGCAGCCCAGGCCCTCCACATGGCCAGCCAGCCCCCACAGCAGCAGATGTACTCCGCTTTGGCCGCCACGCCCCCCTCAATGACGCCCGGCCCGAACCCGCAGTCCCCTCAGGCGTCGTTCCCCTCTGCCCAGCAGGCTGTCTACATCCACCCTCAGCAGGTGCAGCACGGCTACAACCACAGCCACATCGCTCACGTGCAGCAG GCCCACATGCAGTCCGGGATGGTGCCGTCACACCACCCGGGGCCCACCCACCCTCCCATGATGCTCATGGCCACCCAAGGTCCTCCAGGGGGTCCGCAGGGACCCATGGCCCAGACCGCCCTGAACCCAATCCCCGTTTCTTCCACCACACATTTCTCTTACCTGGCACATCCACAAGGTAGAGTGAACAGCTACCATTTGACTGAAGTCCTCTGA
- the atxn2 gene encoding ataxin-2 isoform X2, which yields MSLKTGGNRSKPGGGNTAGGGAASGAGGSGGGRQNLGRGRHGGKGPAAVIFSGVYANMRMVHVLTSVVGTKCELEVKNGSVYEGVFKTYGPECDLVLDAAHRKSPEPTTGPRKEDIVESIIFKASDVVVVTFKDVDPNFARKVSTDTDNFTDAAVTGRINGEHKEKDLEPWDGGDGHNSDSLESLDTDVSNGWDPNDMFKYNEEKYGVLSTYDSSLSTYTLPLERDNSEEFLKREARAAQLAEEIEASASYKARVALENDERTEEEKYTAVVRGDRETHTLGRENKYVPPGQRNREPLSWSTGRQNSPRLGQGSVGPSAPRPGPHDYSPNSGTDQRVVNGGSSHWPSPCPSPSSRPPSRYQSGPSSLPPRATTPTRPPSRPPSRPSRPSSHSSHPSYSSSSSSFSHHGPTSPASTLPKRMSSEGPPRMSPKSQRTPRSHRVPPSRISGMPPGVDLISHNSPGEAPSGPPNRNNSSEGTWSSVVSGAHRPRSPRQNSMGGSSPGSSSLPSPQTEALTSASSPTTASPTPSMVTSPTGDAKECRVQETRQTPPSANKDIIKSLDSSPSINRGVCKGPPSMPSDHRKQIDNLKKFSVDFKLQSSSNSDTSFEVNTKPVRDPAEKPKDLPLDKASAAGRDAAEDNGAGNSAQASEAAPVPPTTSTNASKPDSPAALSPSPSAADAKRTGLDVTSQGVQTSTLSGSKHEDKEEKKEAVQDQVRKSTLNPNANEFKPRFNSQPKPANTPTPPRPQGQPSPSIVVPPPQTVYGQPVCFPQMYPLTPVSPGVQKSIIWKSPAMYQVQMPHMTVSQSKPYRPGKVPNMGQQRSDQHHPPGTPTMMHPATAPGPQIVAPSQAYSAQYFTCSPQQFTSQPLVQQMPHYQSQAQHVFSPVMQGGTRMMAPPTHGQPSLVSSSTTQYHEQTHTMYVSAGPMPQQYPHPSATLHPHPQHPQPSATPTGQAQQGGPPQHGGPPNHPAASPVQHPQHQQAAAAAAAAQALHMASQPPQQQMYSALAATPPSMTPGPNPQSPQASFPSAQQAVYIHPQQVQHGYNHSHIAHVQQAHMQSGMVPSHHPGPTHPPMMLMATQGPPGGPQGPMAQTALNPIPVSSTTHFSYLAHPQGRVNSYHLTEVL from the exons TGTGACCTGGTGTTGGATGCAGCCCACAGAAAAAGCCCAGAGCCCACCACCGGCCCCAGGAAAGAAGATATTGTAGAAAGCATCATTTTCAAAGCTTCGGATGTTGTAGTCGTGACTTTTAAAGACGTAGATCCCAATTTTGCTAGAAAAG TGTCCACTGATACAG acAACTTCACAGATGCAGCCGTCACTGGAAGGATCAATGGAGAGCACAAAGAGAAGGACCTGGAGCCCTGGGATGGAGGTGATGGTCACAATTCGGACAGCCTCGAGTCTCTAGATACAGATGTG TCAAACGGATGGGATCCCAATGATATGTTCAAGTACAACGAGGAGAAGTATGGAGTCTTGTCCAcgtatgacagcagcctgtccACATATAC ACTCCCCTTGGAGCGTGACAACTCTGAAGAGTTCCTGAAGAGAGAAGCTCGTGCTGCTCAGCTGGCAGAGGAGATTGAGGCCAGCGCCTCGTACAAGGCCCGCGTGGCGTTGGAGAACGATGAACGCACTGAGGAGGAAAAGTACACTGCTGTGGTGCGAGGGGACAGGGAGACTCACACACTTGGCAG AGAGAACAAGTACGTTCCACCAGGTCAGAGGAACAGGGAGCCATTGTCATGGAGCACAGGGCGACAGAACTCTCCTCGTCTGGGTCAAGGTTCTGTTGGACCTTCAGCTCCTCGGCCGGGACCCCACGACTACAGTCCCAACTCTGGGACAGACCAGAGAGTGGTCAACGGAG GTTCATCCCATTGGCCCTCACCCTGTCCGTCTCCTTCCTCTCGTCCCCCCTCTCGTTACCAGTCTGGCCCCTCCTCTCTGCCTCCTCGGGCGACCACGCCCACAAGACCACCCTCCAGACCCCCCTCTCGACCTTCCAGGCCTTCCTCTCATTCGTCCCATCCCTCCTattcttcctcttcatcctccttttCTCACCATGGGCCCACGTCGCCAGCCTCCACTCTGCCCAAACGCATGTCTTCAGAAG GCCCTCCCAGGATGTCTCCAAAATCCCAGCGCACCCCTCGTTCTCACAGAGTGCCCCCCTCTCGAATCAGTGGAATGCCCCCCGGAGTGGACTTGATTTCCCACAATTCACCAGGAGAGGCGCCAAGCGGTCCACCCAACAGGAACAACTCTTCTGAAGGAACCTGGTCCTCGGTAGTCAGTGGAg CTCACCGACCTCGTTCACCCCGACAAAACAGTATGGGGGGGAGCTCCCCCGgctcctcctccctcccctcGCCCCAGACTGAAGCGCTGACATCCGCCTCTTCACCCACAACTGCTAGCCCCACCCCAAGTATGGTCACGTCTCCAACAGGAGATG CTAAAGAATGTCGCGTCCAGGAGACGAGACAGACACCCCCGTCAGCAAACAAGGACATCATCAAGTCCCTGGACAGTTCACCTAGTATTAATAGAGGGGTCTGTAAAG GACCTCCTTCAATGCCATCAGACCACAGGAAACAAATAGATAATCTGAAGAAATTTAGTGTAGATTTTAAG CTTCAGTCTAGTTCAAACTCAGACACAAGTTTTGAAGTGAACACCAAACCTGTCAGAGATCCAGCCGAAAAGCCGAAAGATCTTCCTCTAGACAAAGCGTCCGCAGCGGGACGGGACGCTGCCGAGGATAATGGTGCAGGGAATTCTGCTCAAGCTTCGGAGGCTGCGCCGGTTCCCCCCACTACCAGTACAAACGCTAGTAAACCGGATAGCCCTGCTGCCCTTTCTCCAtctccttcagcagcagacGCCAAGAGGACGGGCCTGGATGTGACGTCCCAAGGAGTTCAGACGTCTACACTGAGCGGATCCAAACACGAGGACaaggaggagaaaaaggagGCAGTACAAGA tcAAGTACGAAAATCAACTCTGAACCCAAATGCTAACGAGTTCAAGCCCAGGTTCAACAGTCAG CCCAAACCCGCCAACACCCCCACACCCCCCCGGCCCCAGGGCCAGCCCAGCCCCTCCATCGTGGTCCCTCCTCCTCAGACTGTGTACGGGCAGCCAGTCTGCTTCCCTCAGATGTATCCGCTCACACCTGTCAGTCCTGGAGTTCAG AAAAGCATAATATGGAAG TCTCCAGCCATGTACCAGGTTCAGATGCCTCACATGACAGTCAGCCAGTCTAAACCCTACAGACCAGGTAAAG TACCTAACATGGGCCAGCAGAGGTCAGACCAGCACCACCCGCCTGGTACCCCCACCATGATGCACCCAGCAACGGCACCGGGCCCCCAGATTGTAGCGCCGAGCCAAGCCTACTCTGCCCAGTACTTCACCTGCAGTCCACAGCAGTTCACCAGCCAGCCGCTGGTGCAGCAGATGCCCCACTACCAGTCACAG GCTCAGCACGTCTTCAGTCCAGTGATGCAGGGTGGAACTCGGATGATGGCGCCTCCGACACACGGCCAACCCAGCCTGGTATCTTCCTCAACTACTCAGTACCATGAGCAGACCCACACCATGTATG TGTCTGCAGGGCCAATGCCTCAGCAGTACCCTCACCCCAGTGCCACCTTACACCCACACCCACAGCATCCCCAGCCGTCTGCCACCCCCACAGGCCAAGCTCAGCAGGGCGGTCCTCCCCAGCACGGAGGTCCTCCGAACCACCCCGCCGCCAGCCCCGTGCAGCATCCTCAGCACCAACAGGCAGCAGCAG CAGCGGCGGCAGCCCAGGCCCTCCACATGGCCAGCCAGCCCCCACAGCAGCAGATGTACTCCGCTTTGGCCGCCACGCCCCCCTCAATGACGCCCGGCCCGAACCCGCAGTCCCCTCAGGCGTCGTTCCCCTCTGCCCAGCAGGCTGTCTACATCCACCCTCAGCAGGTGCAGCACGGCTACAACCACAGCCACATCGCTCACGTGCAGCAG GCCCACATGCAGTCCGGGATGGTGCCGTCACACCACCCGGGGCCCACCCACCCTCCCATGATGCTCATGGCCACCCAAGGTCCTCCAGGGGGTCCGCAGGGACCCATGGCCCAGACCGCCCTGAACCCAATCCCCGTTTCTTCCACCACACATTTCTCTTACCTGGCACATCCACAAGGTAGAGTGAACAGCTACCATTTGACTGAAGTCCTCTGA
- the atxn2 gene encoding ataxin-2 isoform X3 — protein sequence MSLKTGGNRSKPGGGNTAGGGAASGAGGSGGGRQNLGRGRHGGKGPAAVIFSGVYANMRMVHVLTSVVGTKCELEVKNGSVYEGVFKTYGPECDLVLDAAHRKSPEPTTGPRKEDIVESIIFKASDVVVVTFKDVDPNFARKVSTDTDNFTDAAVTGRINGEHKEKDLEPWDGGDGHNSDSLESLDTDVSNGWDPNDMFKYNEEKYGVLSTYDSSLSTYTLPLERDNSEEFLKREARAAQLAEEIEASASYKARVALENDERTEEEKYTAVVRGDRETHTLGRENKYVPPGQRNREPLSWSTGRQNSPRLGQGSVGPSAPRPGPHDYSPNSGTDQRVVNGGSSHWPSPCPSPSSRPPSRYQSGPSSLPPRATTPTRPPSRPPSRPSRPSSHSSHPSYSSSSSSFSHHGPTSPASTLPKRMSSEGPPRMSPKSQRTPRSHRVPPSRISGMPPGVDLISHNSPGEAPSGPPNRNNSSEGTWSSVVSGAHRPRSPRQNSMGGSSPGSSSLPSPQTEALTSASSPTTASPTPSMVTSPTGDAKECRVQETRQTPPSANKDIIKSLDSSPSINRGVCKGPPSMPSDHRKQIDNLKKFSVDFKLQSSSNSDTSFEVNTKPVRDPAEKPKDLPLDKASAAGRDAAEDNGAGNSAQASEAAPVPPTTSTNASKPDSPAALSPSPSAADAKRTGLDVTSQGVQTSTLSGSKHEDKEEKKEAVQDQVRKSTLNPNANEFKPRFNSQPKPANTPTPPRPQGQPSPSIVVPPPQTVYGQPVCFPQMYPLTPVSPGVQKSIIWKSPAMYQVQMPHMTVSQSKPYRPGKVPNMGQQRSDQHHPPGTPTMMHPATAPGPQIVAPSQAYSAQYFTCSPQQFTSQPLVQQMPHYQSQAQHVFSPVMQGGTRMMAPPTHGQPSLVSSSTTQYHEQTHTMYVSAGPMPQQYPHPSATLHPHPQHPQPSATPTGQAQQGGPPQHGGPPNHPAASPVQHPQHQQAAAAAAAQALHMASQPPQQQMYSALAATPPSMTPGPNPQSPQASFPSAQQAVYIHPQQVQHGYNHSHIAHVQQAHMQSGMVPSHHPGPTHPPMMLMATQGPPGGPQGPMAQTALNPIPVSSTTHFSYLAHPQGRVNSYHLTEVL from the exons TGTGACCTGGTGTTGGATGCAGCCCACAGAAAAAGCCCAGAGCCCACCACCGGCCCCAGGAAAGAAGATATTGTAGAAAGCATCATTTTCAAAGCTTCGGATGTTGTAGTCGTGACTTTTAAAGACGTAGATCCCAATTTTGCTAGAAAAG TGTCCACTGATACAG acAACTTCACAGATGCAGCCGTCACTGGAAGGATCAATGGAGAGCACAAAGAGAAGGACCTGGAGCCCTGGGATGGAGGTGATGGTCACAATTCGGACAGCCTCGAGTCTCTAGATACAGATGTG TCAAACGGATGGGATCCCAATGATATGTTCAAGTACAACGAGGAGAAGTATGGAGTCTTGTCCAcgtatgacagcagcctgtccACATATAC ACTCCCCTTGGAGCGTGACAACTCTGAAGAGTTCCTGAAGAGAGAAGCTCGTGCTGCTCAGCTGGCAGAGGAGATTGAGGCCAGCGCCTCGTACAAGGCCCGCGTGGCGTTGGAGAACGATGAACGCACTGAGGAGGAAAAGTACACTGCTGTGGTGCGAGGGGACAGGGAGACTCACACACTTGGCAG AGAGAACAAGTACGTTCCACCAGGTCAGAGGAACAGGGAGCCATTGTCATGGAGCACAGGGCGACAGAACTCTCCTCGTCTGGGTCAAGGTTCTGTTGGACCTTCAGCTCCTCGGCCGGGACCCCACGACTACAGTCCCAACTCTGGGACAGACCAGAGAGTGGTCAACGGAG GTTCATCCCATTGGCCCTCACCCTGTCCGTCTCCTTCCTCTCGTCCCCCCTCTCGTTACCAGTCTGGCCCCTCCTCTCTGCCTCCTCGGGCGACCACGCCCACAAGACCACCCTCCAGACCCCCCTCTCGACCTTCCAGGCCTTCCTCTCATTCGTCCCATCCCTCCTattcttcctcttcatcctccttttCTCACCATGGGCCCACGTCGCCAGCCTCCACTCTGCCCAAACGCATGTCTTCAGAAG GCCCTCCCAGGATGTCTCCAAAATCCCAGCGCACCCCTCGTTCTCACAGAGTGCCCCCCTCTCGAATCAGTGGAATGCCCCCCGGAGTGGACTTGATTTCCCACAATTCACCAGGAGAGGCGCCAAGCGGTCCACCCAACAGGAACAACTCTTCTGAAGGAACCTGGTCCTCGGTAGTCAGTGGAg CTCACCGACCTCGTTCACCCCGACAAAACAGTATGGGGGGGAGCTCCCCCGgctcctcctccctcccctcGCCCCAGACTGAAGCGCTGACATCCGCCTCTTCACCCACAACTGCTAGCCCCACCCCAAGTATGGTCACGTCTCCAACAGGAGATG CTAAAGAATGTCGCGTCCAGGAGACGAGACAGACACCCCCGTCAGCAAACAAGGACATCATCAAGTCCCTGGACAGTTCACCTAGTATTAATAGAGGGGTCTGTAAAG GACCTCCTTCAATGCCATCAGACCACAGGAAACAAATAGATAATCTGAAGAAATTTAGTGTAGATTTTAAG CTTCAGTCTAGTTCAAACTCAGACACAAGTTTTGAAGTGAACACCAAACCTGTCAGAGATCCAGCCGAAAAGCCGAAAGATCTTCCTCTAGACAAAGCGTCCGCAGCGGGACGGGACGCTGCCGAGGATAATGGTGCAGGGAATTCTGCTCAAGCTTCGGAGGCTGCGCCGGTTCCCCCCACTACCAGTACAAACGCTAGTAAACCGGATAGCCCTGCTGCCCTTTCTCCAtctccttcagcagcagacGCCAAGAGGACGGGCCTGGATGTGACGTCCCAAGGAGTTCAGACGTCTACACTGAGCGGATCCAAACACGAGGACaaggaggagaaaaaggagGCAGTACAAGA tcAAGTACGAAAATCAACTCTGAACCCAAATGCTAACGAGTTCAAGCCCAGGTTCAACAGTCAG CCCAAACCCGCCAACACCCCCACACCCCCCCGGCCCCAGGGCCAGCCCAGCCCCTCCATCGTGGTCCCTCCTCCTCAGACTGTGTACGGGCAGCCAGTCTGCTTCCCTCAGATGTATCCGCTCACACCTGTCAGTCCTGGAGTTCAG AAAAGCATAATATGGAAG TCTCCAGCCATGTACCAGGTTCAGATGCCTCACATGACAGTCAGCCAGTCTAAACCCTACAGACCAGGTAAAG TACCTAACATGGGCCAGCAGAGGTCAGACCAGCACCACCCGCCTGGTACCCCCACCATGATGCACCCAGCAACGGCACCGGGCCCCCAGATTGTAGCGCCGAGCCAAGCCTACTCTGCCCAGTACTTCACCTGCAGTCCACAGCAGTTCACCAGCCAGCCGCTGGTGCAGCAGATGCCCCACTACCAGTCACAG GCTCAGCACGTCTTCAGTCCAGTGATGCAGGGTGGAACTCGGATGATGGCGCCTCCGACACACGGCCAACCCAGCCTGGTATCTTCCTCAACTACTCAGTACCATGAGCAGACCCACACCATGTATG TGTCTGCAGGGCCAATGCCTCAGCAGTACCCTCACCCCAGTGCCACCTTACACCCACACCCACAGCATCCCCAGCCGTCTGCCACCCCCACAGGCCAAGCTCAGCAGGGCGGTCCTCCCCAGCACGGAGGTCCTCCGAACCACCCCGCCGCCAGCCCCGTGCAGCATCCTCAGCACCAACAGGCAGCAGCAG CGGCGGCAGCCCAGGCCCTCCACATGGCCAGCCAGCCCCCACAGCAGCAGATGTACTCCGCTTTGGCCGCCACGCCCCCCTCAATGACGCCCGGCCCGAACCCGCAGTCCCCTCAGGCGTCGTTCCCCTCTGCCCAGCAGGCTGTCTACATCCACCCTCAGCAGGTGCAGCACGGCTACAACCACAGCCACATCGCTCACGTGCAGCAG GCCCACATGCAGTCCGGGATGGTGCCGTCACACCACCCGGGGCCCACCCACCCTCCCATGATGCTCATGGCCACCCAAGGTCCTCCAGGGGGTCCGCAGGGACCCATGGCCCAGACCGCCCTGAACCCAATCCCCGTTTCTTCCACCACACATTTCTCTTACCTGGCACATCCACAAGGTAGAGTGAACAGCTACCATTTGACTGAAGTCCTCTGA